One window of Carassius auratus strain Wakin chromosome 17, ASM336829v1, whole genome shotgun sequence genomic DNA carries:
- the LOC113116967 gene encoding C-C chemokine receptor type 6-like: MNASDYTYDGTGTTGTTGTTGTTDDYDDPQPCNLAQFNEQQVTIPAFIYSLICTLGLLGNVLVLLTYSFYKKAKTMTDIYLVNVSLADLLFVIALPLIIYNEQHDWSMGTWACKFLRAAYSINVYSSTLLLACISGDRYIAIVQARRSVRIRSQAQVYSRLICSVIWLLALILSLPTLIYYQEENKECILNFDEHNLARLMKILIPSMQMVLGFLVPLMIMIFCYSCTMVTLLKAQNFQKHKAIRVVLAVVFVFVLCHLPYNVALLVHTSKRFSERLCEDEQATLMTLSISRSVAYLHCCLNPILYAFIGVKFRSHFFQIFRDLRCLGKRYISRRSSQQTSELYISANKTVVGQNHENPSSFTM, translated from the coding sequence ATGAATGCGTCTGATTACACATATGATGGTACGGGGACTACGGGGACTACGGGGACTACGGGGACTACTGATGATTATGATGATCCACAACCTTGTAACCTGGCACAGTTCAACGAACAGCAAGTGACCATCCCAGCATTCATCTATTCTCTAATTTGCACACTCGGCCTGCTGGGCAACGTTCTGGTCCTCCTAACGTACTCCTTCTACAAGAAAGCGAAAACCATGACCGATATCTATCTGGTTAACGTGTCACTGGCGGATCTGCTCTTCGTCATCGCCCTTCCACTGATCATCTACAACGAACAGCACGACTGGAGCATGGGCACGTGGGCATGTAAGTTTCTGAGAGCAGCCTACAGCATCAACGTGTACAGCAGCACGCTCCTGTTGGCCTGCATCAGCGGCGACCGCTACATCGCCATCGTGCAAGCCAGACGATCGGTTCGAATTCGATCGCAAGCTCAGGTCTACAGCCGTCTCATCTGCTCGGTCATATGGCTTCTCGCTCTCATCTTGTCTCTGCCTACGCTTATATATTACCAGGAGGAAAACAAGGAATGCATCCTTAACTTTGATGAGCACAACCTTGCCAGACTCATGAAGATCCTGATTCCGAGCATGCAGATGGTCCTCGGGTTCTTGGTGCCGCTGATGATCATGATATTCTGCTACTCGTGCACCATGGTGACTTTACTCAAAGCTCAAAACTTCCAGAAGCATAAAGCCATCCGCGTGGTCCTGGCCGTGGTCTTTGTGTTCGTCCTTTGCCATCTGCCTTACAACGTGGCGCTTCTCGTCCACACCAGTAAACGGTTCAGTGAGAGACTCTGCGAGGATGAACAGGCGACTCTGATGACTTTGTCCATCAGCAGGAGTGTGGCCTACCTTCACTGTTGCTTGAATCCCATTCTGTACGCCTTCATCGGGGTTAAATTCAGGAGCCACTTTTTTCAGATCTTCCGAGACTTGCGGTGCCTGGGGAAACGGTACATTTCGAGACGCTCCTCTCAGCAGACCTCTGAGCTGTACATATCAGCGAACAAAACCGTTGTTGGACAGAACCACGAGAACCCATCTTCATTTACAATGTGA